Below is a genomic region from Strongyloides ratti genome assembly S_ratti_ED321, scaffold srae_scaffold0000002.
ATTGTTTGCAAACCATGCCTTTGATcaattttcttataaaaatttgaatatttttgtcTTTATATTGAATGcctttttttcattttactTACTAATTTTCttatgttaataaatttgtattaGAAAAACCactttgtaaaatttataaacaaagaaatattaaaaacttttatttgaaattctTCAAATAAAGTACATCATCTAAAATGGATTAGGTAtgtaaaaaacaattaaaattcaTCTATTTTGTTgacattattaaataaaggaAAAAACCTTCCTTTTTTAATTGAGGTATTTTCgtttttttctaaaagttTCCGCTTTGAAATTGTTTCTTTCCGCTTAGGAGTAATACTCGATGTTGTTGAATTAGATTGTAAACCTAATTTTGATGTAggaaaagtaaaatttaaatgtggTTGACTTAGATTACTATTAGATTCATATACCCTTGTTGGTTTTTCAACTTGATTTAACTCTTCTCCTGtcataataaagtttttatccCAACCATATTCCCAAATACGAATATTAGACGAAGAAccagataaaatatatttgccATCAATTGAATAGTTTACAATATTTGTTTCAGTATCATGTCCTTGtaacaaatatttagaaTATGGTAAATTAGATTCTAAATTGGAATCATTTTTTCGATTCCTAGAATAGAGagatgataaattaaatgtttttacaCAATCTAAACTTGTTCCAACAAGTAGATGATCGGAGATGGGAGAAATTGCCAAACGAGATGAGTAGTTAATACCTTCTCCAATGTTATTTATCATTGTATACATTGGATCTTCAAGTGCTCCATCAGAgctaaatataaaaatttcattgtTTGTACATGCCGCATAAAAACTAGATCTCTTTGGATCTTTTGCTATATGAGCAATACCATAATCTCTTTTCGATGTTGGCATTTTATACGTAAATACAGGTTCTAAGTTACATAAATTTGATTGTGGTAAAAAACGAATATCCCAACATCGAATACCTGTTAGAGAAACAGATGACCCTGTCAAAAATTGCCATTcgttaataaaagttatggATGAAAGAGTTGATATAATCATAtcttttgaattatttttatttgtaactTTTGATGTactatttttacaaaattgcCAATGAGGCTGAGACAgatatgtaattttattatctccAAAATGTTTTAGACTTCTAGATAAGACACTTTCTCTACTTCTTATATCAAATATTGCAATACTATTATCACGTCCACCaacaataaaaacatttttttgtatagGATTTAGGgctaaacattttaaaagacTTATATTAGTAGTAAAACATTCTAATGGTTTTTCAGTATTAATATCTCTTAAAAATACGGGATCTTCAGATGATatagaaattaattttgaatcATCTTTTACAAACGACACAGCGTTTACATGTGTTCTATGTTTACttaaatgattaaataaacaattttctgaaatacttttattgGCTTTATTCGCATTCCCAACTATAACTGTTCCATCATGTAAACCAACTGCAAATATTTCAGGAGTATTCacatttttacaaaattcaCCCGCTAATACTTCATGCTAAAAATCAAACttaatagataaataaattcatACCTCCATATATACAGGAATAACAGAAGagtaattttcaaatatatcaTATTGAAAATTTCTATAGATTTTTTCGTAACAATGTtctttaaagaaaaaatttctatacGACATATCTTCAAAAATCTTCTATATAATCAAACAAAATGTAAATCCAAAAGTGAAATACATTTGCTATATTTCTTCATTTTGGTATAATGTACACATTTTGCGGGTAACTCTCTTGTTTTTGTAccttattaaattaattgttttttatttttttaaagagaaaaaaaaagtttgtatACATAATGggaaattgttttttttataggattataaatagtatattttcaacaaatttttttttaattatttaaatagctgttataaaaaaaaaaacaaaagaaattcattaataacttttattgaaaaaaaaaattaaaaacaatttataaagaaaaacaataattaacataaaaaaaaagccgaaactttattgttaataattgtcatagttttttaatttgacaAAGAACTTATCTCTTTATCAAACACACCACAATAaactaattt
It encodes:
- a CDS encoding Denticleless protein homolog, with the protein product MEHEVLAGEFCKNVNTPEIFAVGLHDGTVIVGNANKANKSISENCLFNHLSKHRTHVNAVSFVKDDSKLISISSEDPVFLRDINTEKPLECFTTNISLLKCLALNPIQKNVFIVGGRDNSIAIFDIRSRESVLSRSLKHFGDNKITYLSQPHWQFCKNSTSKVTNKNNSKDMIISTLSSITFINEWQFLTGSSVSLTEPVFTYKMPTSKRDYGIAHIAKDPKRSSFYAACTNNEIFIFSSDGALEDPMYTMINNIGEGINYSSRLAISPISDHLLVGTSLDCVKTFNLSSLYSRNRKNDSNLESNLPYSKYLLQGHDTETNIVNYSIDGKYILSGSSSNIRIWEYGWDKNFIMTGEELNQVEKPTRVYESNSNLSQPHLNFTFPTSKLGLQSNSTTSSITPKRKETISKRKLLEKNENTSIKKGRFFPLFNNVNKIDEF